TTCCGGCGGTCGACAGTCGACCGTTCCGGGGTGAAGAAGGTTCGGCGTCAGTCGCCGTCGGCGGCGTCGTCGACACCGCTGGCGTCACCGGCCTCGGCGCTCGTCGGCGTCGGTCCGTCGGCTGCGAGCCACGCGGCATCCGCGGCCCCGCCGTCGTCGAGCCCCGCCTCCGCGAGCGCACGCTCGATCGCATCCGCGAGCGGATCGGCGCCCGGCTCCGAGGGCGTGCCGAACGGCAGTGCTTCCTGACCCATGCCAGCACGGTACGTCGCGAGGTGGCCAGCACGCCAGGGGTGGCAGGATCGGAGGGCATCGGTTCCACGGACGGACGGAGCGTCCGCTCGTGGACCTCGACAACATGGCCAACGCCGCCCTCGCGTTCGGTGGCGTCGCCGTCGTCATCGCCATCGGCTACGTCGTGCGCCGCTTCGAGGTCGTGGGCCCCGAGGCCGAGCGCATCCTCAGCCGCCTCACGCTGCTCGTCGGCATGCCGGGCCTCACCTTCGTCGTGCTGGCCCGCGCCGACCCGACGGTGCTGCTGTCGTCGTACTCGCTCGCGATGATCGCGCCCATCGTGCTCACGATCCTCGTCACCGTCGGCGCCCTCATGACGCAGGCGCGCGTGCGCCGCTCGCCGACGGCCCTCGCCGTGCTTGGCATCTCGACCGGCTTCACGAACTCGGGCAACATCGGCATCCCGCTGTCGGTGTCGATCCTCGGCACCACGTCGTTCCTGGCGCCGAGCATCCTGCTGCAGGTGCTCGTGCTCGCGCCCGTGGCGATGGGCATCGCGACCGCCGCCGCGCACGAGGGCGGCCCGCAGCCGTGGTGGCGGCGCGTGCTGCGCCCGTTCGCGACGCCCGTCGTGCCCGCCGCGCTGCTCGGCGGCACCGTCATGCTCACGGGCGTCGAGATCCCGGATGCGGTGCTCATGCCCGCCGACCTGCTCGCCGACGCGTCCATCCCGATGCTGCTCCTGGCGTTCGGCATGTCGCTGCGCGGTGCGCGCCCGCTCGGGCCGTTGCGCACCGACACCGCGGTCGTGCTCATCCCGCTCGTCGCGAAGCTCGTGCTCCTGCCGCTCGCGACCCTCGGCTTCGGTCTGCTGCTCGGCTTCGGCGGCCTCGAGCTGCTCGCGCTCGTCGTCATCGCGTGCCTGCCGTCGGCGCAGAACATGTACGCCATCGCGTCGTCGTACACGTCGTTCGGCGCCGTCGTGCGCACGGTCGTGCTCACGACGACGGTGCTCGCGTGCCCGTTCGCGGTGCTGGCGGCGGGGCTGCTGGGCTGACGCCCGGCACGAGGTGACGCTGAGGCGGCCTTGGTCGGCGACATGCACGTCAACCCGTCGTGAGCGTCACCTGGTGCCCTGAGCACGTCGCCGCTCGCGCATCCGCCCGCTCCTAGGCTGGATGCGCGCAGGCCGTCGGCGAGCGCATCCCGCCCGCTGCCGCATGGAGGTCGCATGCTCGCGCCCGTTCGCGCCGCATCGTCGCTGCGCTCCGGCGTCGGCCTCGGCGTCGCCGCGTCGATCGGGGCGTCGGTGCTGTTCGGCGTGCTCTTCCTGCTGCCGCCGCTGCTCGCGCCGCTGACGGGCATCGAGATCGTCGCGTGGCGCGTCGTCGTGATGCTGCCGGTGCTCATCGCGCTGTTCGCCGCGACGGTCGGGCTGCGCGACGTCGCGCGCGTGCTCGCCCGCATCCGTCGCCGTCCCGTGCTCGCGCTCGTGCTCGTGGCCGACGCCGCGCTGCTGTCGGTGCAGCTGTGGCTGTTCGGCTGGGCGCCCATCGCCGGGCACGGCCTCGACACCGCGACCGGCTACCTGCTGCTGCCGCTCGCGATGGTGCTCGTGGGCGTCGTGCTGCACGGCGAGCGGCTGTCGCGGATGCGCGGCGCGGCCGTCGCGGCCGCGGTGCTGGGCGTCGTCGCGGCGCTCGCTGTCGGCGGCTCGGTCGGGTTCACGACGGCGCTCGTGGCGCTCGGCTACCCGATCTACTTCGACCTGCGCCGCCGCTTCGGCCTCGACGGACCCGGCGCGACCGTGCTCGAGCAGCTCGTGCTGCTGCCCGTCGCGATCGTCGTGCTCGTCGCGCACGCCGCATCCGGTGCCGCCGCCGTGACGTGGGGCCACGCGCCGATGCTCGCGCTGCTCGGCGTCGTGAGCGGCACGGCGCTCTGGATGTACCTGTCGGCCAGCCGCATGCTGCCGTTCGGGCTCTTCGGCCTGCTCACGTACGTCGAGCCCGTGCTGCTCGTCGTCGTCTCGACGCTGCTGCTCGGGGAGGCCGTCGGCGCCTCCGACGCCCTCGTCTACGGGCCCATCGCCGTCGCGCTCGTGCTCCTCGCCCTCGAGCCGTGGCTCGCCCGCCGCCGCGGCGAGCCGCCCACGAC
The sequence above is a segment of the Agrococcus jejuensis genome. Coding sequences within it:
- a CDS encoding AEC family transporter; this translates as MDLDNMANAALAFGGVAVVIAIGYVVRRFEVVGPEAERILSRLTLLVGMPGLTFVVLARADPTVLLSSYSLAMIAPIVLTILVTVGALMTQARVRRSPTALAVLGISTGFTNSGNIGIPLSVSILGTTSFLAPSILLQVLVLAPVAMGIATAAAHEGGPQPWWRRVLRPFATPVVPAALLGGTVMLTGVEIPDAVLMPADLLADASIPMLLLAFGMSLRGARPLGPLRTDTAVVLIPLVAKLVLLPLATLGFGLLLGFGGLELLALVVIACLPSAQNMYAIASSYTSFGAVVRTVVLTTTVLACPFAVLAAGLLG
- the rarD gene encoding EamA family transporter RarD; this encodes MLAPVRAASSLRSGVGLGVAASIGASVLFGVLFLLPPLLAPLTGIEIVAWRVVVMLPVLIALFAATVGLRDVARVLARIRRRPVLALVLVADAALLSVQLWLFGWAPIAGHGLDTATGYLLLPLAMVLVGVVLHGERLSRMRGAAVAAAVLGVVAALAVGGSVGFTTALVALGYPIYFDLRRRFGLDGPGATVLEQLVLLPVAIVVLVAHAASGAAAVTWGHAPMLALLGVVSGTALWMYLSASRMLPFGLFGLLTYVEPVLLVVVSTLLLGEAVGASDALVYGPIAVALVLLALEPWLARRRGEPPTTTQPIPH